The Coccidioides posadasii str. Silveira chromosome 3, complete sequence genome contains a region encoding:
- a CDS encoding uncharacterized protein (EggNog:ENOG410PJDA~COG:S), whose amino-acid sequence MAASRWDRLALRVAGTEAASIPVFLYGTAWKKDRTADLVYQALCNGFTAIDTAGQPKHYREDLVGEGIRRAISEGKVKRENIFIQTKYTSIGGQDPDNMPYNPASSITEQVHASIKSSLRNLRPLDDPSSKDKTYLDALVLHSPLPTMEQTLEAWAACEEYVPDKIRHLGISNCTLPVLSALHRTARVKPAVVQNRFYRDTHFDGPVRQYCRENSIIYQSFWTLTANPDLVYSEPVGVLAQQVGISPQAALYCFVLGLGNTVILNGTKNEGRMVADLQAPKNVERFSTEQPEVWEKLQKGFGALIGESAG is encoded by the exons ATGGCAGCATCGCGCTGGGACAGACTCGCCCTTCGAGTCGCAGGAACCGAAGCAGCTTCGATCCCTGTCTTCCTCTACGGAACCGCCTGGAAGAAAGACCGGACCGCTGACCTGGTCTACCAGGCGCTTTGCAACGGGTTTACGGCCATCGATACCGCTGGCCAGCCCAAACACTATCGAGAAGACCTTGTAGGGGAAGGAATAAGACGGGCTATTTCCGAAGGCAAAGTGAAGCGGGAGAATATCTTT ATTCAAACAAAGTACACCTCCATTGGCGGTCAGGATCCGGATAATATGCCTTACAATCCTGCATCTTCGATTACAGAGCAAGTCCACGCCTCAATAAAATCATCTCTCAGAAACCTCCGGCCCTTAGACGACCCAAGCTCCAAGGACAAAACGTATCTTGACGCTCTTGTCTTACATTCCCCGCTTCCCACCATGGAGCAGACCCTAGAGGCCTGGGCCGCATGCGAAGAGTACGTTCCCGACAAGATCAGGCACCTGGGCATTTCCAATTGTACACTTCCCGTCCTCTCCGCTCTCCATCGGACGGCCAGAGTGAAACCCGCAGTTGTACAAAATCGGTTCTATCGTGACACACACTTTGATGGTCCGGTGCGTCAATATTGCAGAGAGAACTCAATCATATACCAGTCCTTCTGGACGTTGACGGCCAATCCGGATCTAGTCTACTCTGAGCCTGTGGGGGTGTTAGCACAGCAAGTAGGGATCAGTCCACAAGCCGCCCTGTATTGTTTTGTGTTGGGACTTGGGAATACTGTGATTTTGAACGGGACGAAGAATGAGGGGAGAATGGTTGCTGATCTTCAAGCTCCAAAAAATGTCGAACGGTTCTCAACGGAGCAACCGGAAGTATGGGAAAAGCTGCAGAAGGGATTCGGTGCTCTTATCGGAGAATCGGCTGGCTAA